In the genome of Candidatus Cloacimonadota bacterium, one region contains:
- the pyrR gene encoding bifunctional pyr operon transcriptional regulator/uracil phosphoribosyltransferase PyrR, producing the protein MNVKSKIMDKAAIERALKRMAHEIIEQNKGLENLYLIGIRTRGVPIAHRLSTYLKEIEKREVPVGILDITLYRDDLTTISHQPVIKSTQIDFAIENANVILCDDVLFTGRTVRAAIDALLDFGRPSNIQLCVLIDRGHRELPIKANYVGKNVPTSKDEIIKVNFSETDEEETVYIITK; encoded by the coding sequence ATGAACGTAAAGAGCAAGATAATGGATAAAGCAGCTATAGAGCGAGCTTTGAAAAGAATGGCACACGAGATTATTGAACAGAATAAAGGTTTGGAAAATCTGTATTTGATTGGCATTAGGACACGAGGAGTTCCTATAGCTCACCGATTATCAACATATCTAAAAGAGATAGAAAAAAGAGAGGTTCCGGTAGGAATTCTTGATATTACCCTCTACAGAGATGATTTAACGACAATTTCACATCAACCTGTGATTAAGAGTACACAGATTGACTTTGCTATAGAAAATGCCAATGTCATTCTCTGTGACGATGTGTTATTTACCGGTAGAACAGTCAGAGCAGCAATTGATGCTCTGCTTGACTTTGGCAGACCAAGTAATATTCAATTATGTGTTCTTATAGACCGTGGACATAGAGAACTACCGATCAAAGCAAATTATGTAGGTAAGAATGTACCTACCTCCAAAGATGAAATCATCAAAGTCAATTTCTCAGAAACAGACGAAGAAGAAACTGTTTACATAATAACTAAATAA
- the pyrF gene encoding orotidine-5'-phosphate decarboxylase, translating to MNFWEKYYHTTKTNRSYVCVGLDSDLSLIPEHLMREQNPILEFNKQIIAATVDQVAAYKLNYAFYISQGQKGLEALKQSIAIIPDHIPVIIDCKIGDIANTMVQYGKAFFEELQADAITVNPLMGEDVITPLSNYKDKMLFLLALTSNPSATDFLKRNQLSKNIATKIAQWGSDQIGAVVGATNTDELSEMRQLMPKTLFLIPGVGAQGGNLSDVMKNALSSKEDPRILINSSRGIIFKERGKDFAKIASIETENLRRAINEYI from the coding sequence ATGAATTTCTGGGAAAAATATTATCATACTACAAAAACTAATCGATCCTATGTCTGTGTCGGTTTAGATTCTGATCTTAGTCTAATTCCAGAACATCTGATGAGAGAACAAAATCCCATTCTGGAGTTTAACAAACAGATCATTGCTGCTACCGTGGATCAGGTTGCAGCATACAAGCTCAATTATGCCTTCTATATTTCCCAAGGGCAAAAGGGTTTAGAAGCTTTGAAACAATCTATTGCCATTATACCTGATCATATTCCGGTTATAATAGACTGTAAGATCGGCGATATTGCTAATACGATGGTTCAGTACGGAAAAGCTTTTTTTGAGGAGCTGCAGGCGGATGCCATCACGGTTAATCCGTTAATGGGTGAAGATGTGATCACACCCCTATCTAACTACAAAGATAAAATGCTCTTCCTTTTAGCTCTTACCTCTAATCCTTCTGCAACCGACTTTCTCAAAAGGAACCAGTTATCGAAAAATATAGCTACTAAAATCGCTCAATGGGGTTCTGATCAGATAGGGGCAGTTGTAGGAGCAACCAATACAGATGAGCTATCAGAAATGCGTCAGCTCATGCCTAAAACACTGTTTCTTATCCCCGGAGTAGGAGCTCAGGGTGGTAATCTATCAGATGTAATGAAAAATGCACTCTCTAGTAAAGAAGATCCGCGCATATTGATCAATTCTTCCCGGGGAATAATTTTTAAAGAGAGGGGCAAAGATTTTGCTAAGATCGCTTCTATAGAAACAGAGAATCTAAGAAGAGCAATAAACGAATATATTTAA
- a CDS encoding iron ABC transporter permease produces the protein MKKYFFIIPLLFLVLFFYIPLITILKESFFIDQRLSLANFIELIGSYYHRYVIFFTIKQAFISLIFTLLLGIPAAYIFTYYSFPGKNIIRPLFLIPFVLPSIIVALGFILLYGQNGYLNRFLGTFNFNIRILYRLEAIILAHSFYNFPIVLKFVSDAWQRVNKNYTAAAQTLGANKLRIFFRITLPSLLPSIINASVLVFIYCFMSFGIVLVLGSVRYTTVEVNIYILIYHLIRFPLGMALGSIQLLFSLIFLLLAIKSNQYYIKHLNLLNVISNDEGQICLFSFKQVDFKKLLGKLLSILYLLLLIVVIIGPMIAIVAFGISANLEVVTNFSNKLRSIFEYQQIIGSSVATAIINSVILAFSTALFSLILSLIMTHGIICLERNPKTSKFSGILEFFTIIPLVVSPVTFTLGYLRIIHFGDLNVNRLLLLISAHTIITLPFATRIIVQVVRNIPDSQFRAAKSLGANTFKTLFSVVIPQIRRGLFLALSFAFAISLGELGAVMMLGRNYVTIPMAIYRFIGARRLIPAVNMGILLLLVTFLFFFLIEKLSNTRKEKSIQ, from the coding sequence GTGAAGAAGTATTTCTTTATCATACCATTACTTTTTTTAGTTTTATTCTTCTATATACCCCTAATAACTATACTCAAGGAATCCTTTTTTATTGATCAAAGACTGAGTTTAGCTAATTTTATTGAACTGATAGGAAGTTATTATCATCGTTATGTTATCTTCTTCACTATCAAACAAGCGTTTATAAGCTTAATCTTCACACTTCTGCTGGGAATTCCTGCTGCGTATATCTTTACCTATTATTCCTTTCCCGGAAAGAATATCATCAGACCCCTTTTTCTGATCCCCTTTGTTCTCCCCAGCATTATAGTGGCATTGGGATTTATCCTGTTATATGGACAGAACGGCTATTTGAACCGCTTTCTGGGGACCTTTAACTTCAATATTCGAATCCTCTATCGGTTAGAAGCTATTATCCTGGCGCATAGCTTTTATAATTTCCCGATCGTATTGAAATTCGTTAGTGATGCTTGGCAAAGAGTTAATAAAAATTATACTGCAGCAGCACAAACCCTCGGTGCTAATAAACTTAGAATATTTTTCAGAATCACGCTCCCCTCTCTCTTACCTTCTATAATAAATGCTTCAGTACTTGTCTTTATCTATTGCTTTATGAGTTTTGGAATTGTGCTTGTTCTCGGAAGTGTCCGATACACTACTGTTGAGGTTAACATCTACATATTGATCTATCATCTTATTCGTTTCCCTCTTGGAATGGCTTTAGGGTCTATCCAATTACTCTTTTCGCTTATATTTCTCTTGTTGGCTATAAAAAGTAACCAATACTATATCAAACACCTAAACCTATTGAATGTGATATCAAATGATGAGGGACAGATTTGTTTATTCAGTTTTAAGCAAGTTGATTTTAAAAAACTATTAGGCAAATTATTAAGTATATTGTACCTGCTGCTGCTGATAGTTGTTATTATCGGTCCAATGATAGCTATTGTTGCTTTCGGCATTTCGGCTAATTTAGAAGTGGTAACAAATTTCTCCAATAAATTAAGAAGCATCTTTGAGTATCAGCAGATTATCGGTTCTTCTGTTGCTACTGCTATTATTAACTCTGTCATCCTTGCTTTTTCAACAGCATTATTCTCTTTGATACTCTCTCTTATAATGACTCATGGGATAATATGTCTGGAAAGAAATCCTAAAACCAGTAAATTCTCAGGGATTTTAGAATTTTTTACTATCATTCCCCTTGTTGTTTCACCGGTTACCTTTACTCTCGGTTATTTGAGGATCATACATTTTGGGGATTTGAATGTTAACCGTTTACTCTTGTTGATATCTGCTCATACAATTATCACCCTACCTTTTGCAACTCGAATAATTGTTCAGGTTGTAAGAAATATCCCTGATAGTCAGTTTAGAGCAGCTAAAAGTCTTGGTGCTAACACTTTTAAGACACTTTTTTCAGTAGTTATTCCACAAATCAGAAGAGGGCTATTTTTAGCTCTCTCTTTTGCATTTGCTATCTCTTTAGGAGAATTGGGAGCAGTGATGATGTTGGGAAGAAATTACGTTACTATCCCAATGGCTATTTATCGCTTCATTGGTGCCCGTAGATTAATTCCGGCAGTCAATATGGGTATTTTACTGCTACTTGTTACATTTCTATTTTTCTTTCTTATCGAGAAGTTGTCGAATACTAGAAAAGAGAAATCAATTCAATAA
- a CDS encoding endonuclease domain-containing protein, with the protein MILEQTSKTPAVVGIVPRKQIWDIVKNEQWYHIPQKSAPKNVHRYQYIAFYLPSIFKKELRYKVIYYAKVLDIELVKRGDLFPNEPQHKRVQQHYYKFKLDKLLELPKPIPSKRWRFIVHIPTSLERLFSAEEINDLYDTSPLEDVMYSGLKMRKIRPERQIYVYIDNSIYCLDFGIFCNKGDIDVECDGETFHNMPESLTKDRKRNNKLTSHGWSVLRFGTRDIRNEIDTCLETVTRTIDYLGGTK; encoded by the coding sequence ATGATATTGGAGCAAACCAGTAAAACACCGGCTGTTGTTGGGATTGTTCCTAGAAAGCAAATTTGGGATATAGTTAAAAATGAACAATGGTATCATATACCTCAGAAATCTGCTCCCAAAAATGTTCATAGATACCAATATATAGCTTTTTACTTACCTTCAATATTTAAAAAGGAATTAAGATATAAAGTCATTTACTATGCTAAAGTACTAGATATTGAATTGGTTAAAAGAGGTGATTTGTTTCCAAATGAACCTCAGCACAAGAGAGTTCAGCAGCATTACTACAAATTTAAACTGGATAAATTACTTGAGCTACCAAAACCAATACCGAGTAAGAGATGGAGGTTTATAGTACATATTCCTACCAGTTTAGAAAGACTGTTTTCAGCTGAAGAGATTAATGATTTGTACGATACCAGTCCGTTAGAGGATGTTATGTATTCTGGCTTAAAAATGAGAAAAATTAGACCAGAAAGACAGATCTATGTTTATATTGATAATAGCATATATTGTCTTGATTTTGGAATTTTTTGCAATAAAGGTGATATTGACGTTGAGTGTGATGGCGAAACCTTTCATAACATGCCTGAATCGCTAACAAAGGACAGAAAGAGAAACAATAAATTAACGAGTCATGGGTGGAGTGTCTTGAGATTCGGAACTCGTGATATAAGGAATGAAATAGACACTTGCCTTGAAACAGTTACCAGAACTATTGATTATTTAGGCGGAACAAAGTAA
- a CDS encoding anion permease — MDQVIVFATLGAALVLFVWGKIRYDFVALIALFIVTIFRIIPTEEAFSGFGHPAVITVAAVMVISKGLQNSGLIDLIGRWTMKLGKSIILQVFALSIVVAVASAFMNNVGALAIMMPVAIHLARKSGNPPSYLLMPIAFASLLGGMMTMIGTPPNIIIATFRQDVTGTPFRLFDFTPVGLPLVVSGIVIISLLGWRLLPKRKGQDSQEDSFHIDDYITEVRVTKESKIRGKTIADIHDMKDIEITILGLIRRKQRIHAPDNSEVLKLNDIIILEADSDSIRTFVDISGVKLMGGKQFRKDALGSKDIAIREAIVMNDSKLAGKTAASLNMRSKYGINLLAVARNNKRLRNRLDHIKFRPGDVLLLQGRNHNLSDTINNIGCLPLAERGLRIGYQKKIPLTLGIFGLGILAVVTGILPVQIAFTLAALLIVLTKVVSFREVYDDIDWSIIILLGAMIPVGIALQLSGGADLIADQILLISSGLPIWFVLTLLMIVTMLLSDIINNAATAVLMAPIAINIAQGFNVSLDPFLMVIAVGASSAFLTPIGHQSNTLVMGPGGYKFSDYWKLGLPLEILIVIISIPLILNIWPL, encoded by the coding sequence ATGGATCAAGTAATAGTATTTGCTACTCTTGGAGCGGCTTTGGTCTTATTTGTCTGGGGTAAGATCCGCTACGATTTTGTTGCTTTGATAGCTCTATTCATAGTAACTATCTTTCGCATTATACCCACAGAAGAAGCTTTCAGTGGTTTTGGTCATCCCGCTGTTATCACGGTAGCTGCTGTAATGGTGATCAGCAAAGGTCTGCAAAATTCAGGATTGATCGATCTAATCGGTAGATGGACTATGAAGCTGGGGAAAAGTATCATTTTGCAGGTCTTTGCTCTATCTATTGTTGTGGCAGTAGCTTCTGCTTTCATGAACAATGTTGGAGCTTTAGCGATCATGATGCCGGTAGCTATTCATTTGGCTCGTAAAAGTGGTAATCCACCCTCTTATTTACTGATGCCTATTGCTTTTGCTTCACTTTTAGGTGGTATGATGACAATGATAGGTACCCCTCCCAATATCATTATTGCAACTTTTAGGCAGGATGTAACAGGCACACCCTTTAGATTATTTGATTTTACCCCTGTCGGATTACCTCTTGTTGTTTCCGGTATAGTAATCATATCACTGCTTGGTTGGCGTCTCTTACCTAAAAGAAAGGGACAAGATTCACAAGAGGATTCGTTTCATATTGATGACTATATAACCGAAGTGAGAGTAACCAAAGAGTCTAAGATTCGAGGCAAAACTATAGCTGATATTCACGATATGAAAGATATCGAAATCACTATCTTAGGTTTAATTCGTCGTAAGCAAAGAATTCATGCCCCTGATAATTCGGAAGTATTAAAACTTAACGATATCATAATTTTGGAAGCAGATTCTGATAGTATTAGAACTTTTGTTGATATAAGTGGAGTCAAGTTAATGGGCGGGAAACAATTCCGTAAAGATGCTCTTGGCTCGAAAGATATAGCTATCAGAGAAGCTATTGTCATGAATGATTCTAAATTAGCCGGCAAAACAGCAGCGAGTTTGAATATGCGATCTAAATATGGGATCAATCTTCTTGCTGTAGCGAGAAATAATAAAAGACTCCGAAATCGATTGGATCATATAAAATTTCGCCCTGGTGATGTGCTACTTCTACAAGGAAGGAATCACAATTTAAGTGACACTATAAATAACATCGGCTGCTTACCCCTTGCTGAAAGGGGACTGAGAATTGGATATCAGAAAAAAATCCCTCTTACTTTAGGAATCTTCGGTTTGGGAATTTTAGCTGTCGTTACCGGAATACTTCCCGTTCAGATCGCTTTTACTTTAGCAGCTCTTCTCATTGTACTAACTAAAGTAGTCTCTTTCAGGGAGGTCTATGATGATATTGACTGGTCTATCATAATATTATTAGGAGCAATGATTCCTGTTGGCATTGCTTTACAACTCTCTGGTGGAGCTGATCTGATAGCTGATCAAATACTACTCATCAGTTCAGGACTACCTATTTGGTTTGTTTTGACATTGCTTATGATCGTTACTATGTTATTATCTGATATTATTAACAATGCGGCAACAGCAGTATTAATGGCACCTATTGCCATTAACATCGCACAGGGTTTTAATGTTTCTCTTGATCCTTTCTTGATGGTGATTGCAGTTGGTGCTTCCTCGGCTTTTCTCACACCGATAGGGCATCAATCTAATACTTTAGTTATGGGACCCGGAGGTTATAAGTTTAGCGATTACTGGAAATTAGGTCTCCCCTTAGAGATATTGATCGTTATAATTAGCATCCCTCTAATTCTTAATATATGGCCTTTGTGA